GCCCGGATATCGTCAGGGATCGCGTCGACCGGCGCCGCTGCATGCCGGTTCATCAGCACCTACTAGACAGGGCAGTCACCGGGGCCCCTCGTCGGACCTTCCCAGGGCCGCCAGCCCCGCCCTCGCCACCCCCAGGAACGACGGCGGCCACCGGCTCGTCCCGCTCACTCAGCTGGCCCTGGCGCGCAATCCGCAGCAGTTCAGGCAGCACAGCCGACACTGGGAGGCTGCCAGGCGTGGCGTAGGTCCGGTCCGCGCTGGGCTCCCTCATGCCGCCAGCGTAGGGGTAGCGAGACAGCGGGGCGACGCTGACTCCACGCACCAGGCCACCCGGCCTGGTCGAGTTGAGGACGTTGGCGGCGGCCGCGGCGTCCTGGCGCGGTGAGGTGAGGCTCCAACCTCGATGAGGCGGCGTCTGTCATTCTCGCCAGCGATCTGCCACACCTGCTCATCAGGCCAGTGGCGGTACAACGACTTCCTCGTGGTGGTGGCGACAGGATTCCGTAGAGGCCTGCGGACCAGATCGGCCAGCAGTTGCTCTTCCCGTTCGGCGTCCTGAGCGATCATCAGAACTGCTCCGACCGGCACCACTCGGTCGGTACGCCGGTAGCCGGTGAGCAGCCCGCCCAACCCCGACGTCCGCCGCTCATGCTCGGTGATAGCGTCCCCGACCACGCCACGGTCGACGTGCACTAGGAACCGCAGGCACCGCCCGTCCTCCAGCCGTACGCCGTAGCCGTCGGCCCGCAACTGCGCCAGGTCGTGCTGGCGCAACCACGCCGAGGTCTCCATGGTCGCCAGCCACTGGAACAGCTCGCACCGCCCCGGGTTCCGCCGCGACACCTCGACCAACGGTAGGAACAGCAGAGCGTGTGCCGCGCTTGGTAGCCGACGGCCCAGCTGCAGGGGCACATGCCGCCCCGAGGCCACCAGATCGCCGCGCACCACCTCGGCACCCTCGGCCGTGACCTCGTACCACCAGGACATCCAGGAAGTCCACGCCTATTGCGCCTGGTTCCCGCCCTCGGCGACAGGGCACCCCAACTGCTCGCGGAAACCGACGACCCACCGGCAATCATCATCACCGCCGTACCGGGCATCCCGCTCAGCCAGCGGCAGCTCGACCCCGAAGCCGAGCAGGATGCGTACCGACAGACAGGGCAACTACTCAAGAGACTGCACTCCGCCGGACCGCCTCGCCTCACCGGACTGGACAGCCTGGCTCACCGAACGCGCCGAGTACTAGTTCCACCGCGCTGGGGACGGCATCACGGCCAGCTACCGGGCCCAGGTGCGCGCCCACATGCGAACCCTACGGAACCTCGTACCCCTGCCGGCCGTCCCGTGCCACCTCGACTTCATGCCCCGCAACCTGATCCACGGCGACGACGGCATTATCCGGTTGATCGACTTCGGGCGCAGCCGCTACGACCTGGCCGCCCGCGACCTCGTACGCCTCGCCGCCCGCATCTGGCCACTACACCCAGACCTCCGCAGGAGCTTCGTCGACGAGTACGGCCAGCTCAGCAGAGTCGACCACAACGTCCTGGAATACTGCGCCCACCTCGACGCCCTGACGGCATTGTGCACCGCACCCCTCAGATGACCTCAAGCGCCAGCCAGGTCGTCCCTGTTGGCTGGCGCCCTCTCGAGTTTGATGCGAGACTATCTATGTAACGCTAAGCATGTGGGAAGCTACATCTAGCGATATTGGTGGTTGCCTTGGGACAGCTTCCGTTGTGGGGACCGGGCACCGGCGAGCATCCGGCACCGAAGCCAGTCCTGGCACGACCAGCGACACTCCGCCTCCTGATCACAGTGAAGGCGGCACCCAACCCCTCCGCACGCTATGGAGAGACAGTCTGCGTCGGTGCACTGAGCATGGGCCCTCCATGGACGGGTTGGGTTCGGCTCTACCCCATCCACTACCGCGAATTGGACGACGACAGCAAGTTCCACAAGTACGACATCGTCCACCTCGAGGCACTGCCGGCCAGGCAGGACCAGCGCCGCGAGAGCTGGAAGCCGATCGTGGACACCATCACCACCGAGCGGCACATTGCCAGTCGGCAGTCGCGTCGAAACCTCCTCGATCCACTCGTCGAAGACTCCATGTGCCGGCTCAACAAACAGACGCGCGACGACCCGAGCGCACGATCGATCGCGCTGATTCGCGTCGCCGACATCTCGGCTCTGCAGGTCAAGCGCCACCCCGGCTGGTCGGCGGAGGATCGCAAGAAGATTGCTGGCTACCTCAACCAGCTCGACCTACTGGAACCGGCCAAGCGCAGCCCGCTTCAGGCACCGCGATTCACCGGCGCCTACCGCTACCGTTGCGCAGACCGTCATTGCCGCGGTCACCAGCAGACGCTCTGGGACTGGGAGTTCGTCGCCCTACAACATCGCCTGAGCCAGCTCACCGACGCGGAGGCTGCGGATCAGCTGAGACACAAGTTCCTCACCCAGCTCTGCGCCGCCGACCGGGACGTCGCCTTCTACGTGGGCAACCAAGCGGCAAGACCACAGTCCTTCAGCATCGGCGGTGTCTACGCACCGAGACGGCCCATCAATCGATACCGATTGCGCGTCAACCGATGATCTCGGTCAGCACATCAGCGTGGCACGTATCCTCGACGCGGCACCAACACGCCAACTGCTTCCCCGTAAGCTCCCGACGCGCCCGATCAACAAGCGCTGGCTGCCGCACAAGCCACTGCCGGTAAAGACGTAACGCCTCAGCCCGATCGTGCCTTCGAAGGCTGAACGGATTGGCCCAGGGAGAACGCCGCAGCCCGAACCCCTGCCGCCCCACATAGACGGCACCGGTCGGCACCACCGGGTGGTAGAGGTCCCCCTGCACGCGAACCCGCGACTGTGCCACCACGGGGCCAGCCTAACTGGCAACGACAGGCATCCGGTTGATGCTCGCCGCCGGCCGGGCAGGCCGGGCCGCTGCAGTAATGACATCGATCGGCTCCTCCGTGCTGCCCGCCCCGGATAACGAGGAGCCGTGTCCACGAGACGTCGCCGCGTCCTGGCCACGCTAACCAGGTCCAACGGCTCCCGAGCACCCATCGAGCGACCACCCCCACCGTCAGACGCGAAAAGGGCCCCAGTGAGAACCGCCAGGTCAAGGCCTTGATCGTTGGTGCGCCGCCAGGGACTCGAAACCCGAACCCGCGGATTAAGAGTCCGCTGAGAAGCGAGAGCGTCAAGGAAGCGCTGCGCCTACCGGGACTCAGGCTGGCGGGGGTAGTCCTTCTCCTCGACCGGCCCCCAAGCACTCGTTACTCGGCTGAGCACGAGGAAGTTGGCGTGTTCCATCTACGACGAGGTGCCGCATCTGCACATACCCGAGCCCTACAAGCGGACCATCCAGCGCTGGCGTGAACGCACGCTGACCGCCTAATGGGGCCCCGCCTCACGACCACGGGGCCCAGAGGCGCGGGCTCAGAAGGCGATGTCTTGGTCGGCGGCGGTGTATGGCAGATCGACCAGCCGGACCCGACCGGCGGTGCCCCAGACCTGCCATACCGGCTCGGCAGGGCTGGCGCCGAGTGCGGTGCGCAGTTCGGCACTGGCGGTGGCGATGGCCGCCTGGGGTGCGAGGGCGGCGAGTCGATGGTGCAGGTTCGCCTCCCGCCGGGCGGACGGTAGGTGGAACAGGACCGGCCATGTCCAGGTGGTCATCGCGACCAGCCGCTCGTACTTGGCGACTTTCTCGACGAGGATGTCGAGGCGCTCCCCGCCGGTGTCGTACTCGAGGAAGAACGGCACGGACCGCCGGTGTTCGGTCCAGACGCCGGCCCCGTCCGGGCGGGGCAGCCCTGTTGGTCCGCGGGCCATCATTTGCGGGTCGTCCCCGACGCGGTAGAACACTCCTGGGCTGTGGAAGGCGGAGGCCGGCTGCCACCGGTCCAGGCTGGTGTTGGGGTGGGTGCGGGAGTGGGCGGCGAGGTCGATGAAGACCTGGTTGCCGCCGAGCAGGTGTGGCAGGTCCCGCCGCGACGTGAGGGACTGTTTACGGCGGCGTGCTTGGTCCCGGCGGGGTGCTCCCAGTCCGCGTTGGGCGTGGACGTGGTCGTAGCCGAGCTGGTTCAGGACGTAGTGGTAGGGGTAGGAGCCGCCGTAGGCCCGGTTGGGTCGGAACCGGTCCGCCGCCTGTAGGAGGGTGAGGCGGCGCAGTCGGCGTTGGGCGAAGTCCAGGGATGGGAACAGGGCCTCGGCGATCTGGTCGGTGGTGAGCACTCCGTGGTCGTACAGCCAGCCGAGCAGGTGGTCGTCGCGGGCGGTGATGCTTGCCTGCAGGCGCAGCAGCGGATCCGCAGCAGGTAGCCGGTTACGCATAAGCGTCCCCTGGGGGGAGACCCCAGAGTCGAGGGTCTGTCTGGAGCTGGTGTGAAGTCGTGAAAGCCGATCTGGCCTGGGCTGTTGGTCGGGACAGGGGGTCGGTTCGGGGGTCGGTATCAAGGCGGACGGTCAAACGGAGACCGACACCGACATCGGCACCGCCGGTCACCTCCATTGCCTTGCCGTGGTGACGTGAGAAAAGGCGCGACGCGGCACGGTGACGGTGCTGCCGACGCGGAGAAGGGTCGTTGAGCCGAATCAGCATGATCATTCTTTCCTTGATCGGGATGCGGGATGGCGGGCGAAGCGCACCGGCCGTTGCGGCGAGGTGGGCGGGCGGATGCGTTGCCAGGTCGGGTCAGGTTCTGTCAGTCGGCGCAGGCCCTGACAAACGCACGGTGTCTGACAGCGATGGCTCGGGCTGACAGGAGTCGCAGGTCGTGGTTCCGTCACGCGGCGGCCTTCTGCGACAGATCCGGCGCGGCGGGGATGGGTGGAGTCGTTTCGGCGCGCAGGACGCGCACGAGCGCCGAGGCGGTGGCATTGGACAGCTGGTGTCCCTCCGCGCGCAACTGTCGGGCGAGCGCCGTACGGGACAGCGGCGTCCCCTGCACGGCGAGAGTGCGAGCGGCGGTCCGGGCGTCCGGGACCAGCGCGACGAGCTCCGGACGGCCGTCCCTGTCCGGCGCGCTACCGCCCCGTCGGTCCGGGACCGCCGGACCCTGGTCCGCTGCGGCCGGGACCGCGGCGGTGGAGTCCCGGACGGCGGCCGTTCTGGGGTGGACCGGCCTCCGGCGGACCCGGACCGACTCGCGGCCGTCCGGGACCGGGGGTGCG
The nucleotide sequence above comes from Micromonospora sp. NBC_00389. Encoded proteins:
- a CDS encoding replication-relaxation family protein, whose amino-acid sequence is MRNRLPAADPLLRLQASITARDDHLLGWLYDHGVLTTDQIAEALFPSLDFAQRRLRRLTLLQAADRFRPNRAYGGSYPYHYVLNQLGYDHVHAQRGLGAPRRDQARRRKQSLTSRRDLPHLLGGNQVFIDLAAHSRTHPNTSLDRWQPASAFHSPGVFYRVGDDPQMMARGPTGLPRPDGAGVWTEHRRSVPFFLEYDTGGERLDILVEKVAKYERLVAMTTWTWPVLFHLPSARREANLHHRLAALAPQAAIATASAELRTALGASPAEPVWQVWGTAGRVRLVDLPYTAADQDIAF
- a CDS encoding DUF4326 domain-containing protein is translated as MVAQSRVRVQGDLYHPVVPTGAVYVGRQGFGLRRSPWANPFSLRRHDRAEALRLYRQWLVRQPALVDRARRELTGKQLACWCRVEDTCHADVLTEIIG
- a CDS encoding DUF2637 domain-containing protein, which codes for MLVIGGTAGAASFRHVHDVAAAHGQPGWLAWADAVVLELTSIAGGLELRRNRRLGKSVAFPSTVLTVAVVLSLAAQVVKAEASVIGWIAAALPALGFLAMVKIALGRADPAPPDRTTRPVRTTSGPAPVNAPPVPDGRESVRVRRRPVHPRTAAVRDSTAAVPAAADQGPAVPDRRGGSAPDRDGRPELVALVPDARTAARTLAVQGTPLSRTALARQLRAEGHQLSNATASALVRVLRAETTPPIPAAPDLSQKAAA
- a CDS encoding phosphotransferase family protein → MRAHMRTLRNLVPLPAVPCHLDFMPRNLIHGDDGIIRLIDFGRSRYDLAARDLVRLAARIWPLHPDLRRSFVDEYGQLSRVDHNVLEYCAHLDALTALCTAPLR